A window of Loxodonta africana isolate mLoxAfr1 chromosome 3, mLoxAfr1.hap2, whole genome shotgun sequence genomic DNA:
TGGTATTTGGGGGAACAGCAGAGCCAGCTCCTATGGCAGCTCCTCTTTCCCCATAGAGAACCTCTCTAAGGACATGGACTCCTCCCAAACCcactcttccttctcttccttagCAACACCAAGAAGGAGGGAGACTTGCTGGCCGCCCAGGCCCGCCTCAAGGacctggaagctctgctcaaCTCCAAGGAGGCCGCGCTGAGCACCGCCCTCAGTGAGAAGCGCACACTGGAGGACGAACTGCGTGACCTGCGGGGACAGGTGGCCAAGGTGAGACCACCCTCCGAGGCCTGCCCGTGACCCCACCTGACCCCCcaaacacatgcacactcacTCTTCCACCCAGCCTGCCCTCAGGAAGTGCCTAGTCTGACATGGCGTCAGAGCCATTCACCCCTCCTAGCATCGTTTCGTCCATCTAGACCATCTCGTGTTCTTTGGCTGGCCACGGTATCCAGCATAGTGAATTTCAAATAACCATAGCCATTGTCATTTCCATTTAACTTTGTAATGAACTGTGCCTGGCCCCGAGTCACTCCAGTTTGACCCTCCTATAAACAGCTCCTGACCTCTCTGGAAGAAAGGAGAGGAGTTGTAGACCAGCCACAGAGGCTGTAGTCAGAGCTGATGGTTAATTGCATGTGGGATGCATATTAATAACTGTCTGGCATGTTTATGGTAGCTTTTACTTGCAAAACACTTTGCTATCTATTCTCTCttctaatttttcattttacAAGTTAGGGAATGGAAGCAAAGGAGCTGGATTGTTTCTAATTTCACAGCCTTTTCTGCTCAGAGCAGGGCCAGGTCTAGAACCAGCTGCCCAGCTTGTATCCTGGGCTTTCCCTGCCCAGGCGCCCACCGCAGTGCACCATGGAGAGACCGGGAGATGGCTACAGGGTGACTACAAAATGAAGGCTGGGCCATTCTCCTCTGGCGCCTCCAGCTCCGTTCCCCCAGCCTCTCCCAGCTGTGCTGGCCAGCCTGTGCTTTCTAAAATGTCAGCAAAGTGCTCCCCTTCTTCAGAGGTTCTATCGTGGCCAGTAAGGGCATCTTTTTATGATCCGGCCCCTGTCTGCCTGTCCTGCCACCTCTCCCAGCATTCTCCCTGCCTGCACTTTAGGCTTCAGCAGTACTGATCTTCCTGGGGGTTCCAGAACACGTGTGTGTACCCTCAGACCTCAGTACCTTTGCGCATTCTCTTCTCTGCTCCTCCCTGACCCCAGCCTACCAGGCAAGGCCCACTCACCCATCCTTCAAGTCTTAGCCTCTTGGAGGCCTTCCCAGGCTCCCCCTCCACCAGGCAAACTTTGGTTCTTTCCCTCATGTTCCCTCTATACTTTGCACAGACCTCCTTGATAGCAACTGTTATGTCATGCTAGGAAAGTGGAGGTTCTTTGGGGTGGGCAGGGCATCTTCATTTTCTTAGCAGAGTACCCACTCAGAGGGGTTATTGTGGGTGAGTGGATGTCATGACCTCAGTGGGCATCCGAGGCCCTCACTCCCCCGGACCTGTGTCCTGTCCTGGGAAGAGCCCTTCTTTCCACCTCTGACCCCTGCCCGCTTCCTCTTAGCTCGAGGCAGCCCTGGGTGAGGCCAAGAAGCAACTTCAGGATGAGATGCTGCGGCGGGTGGATGCTGAGAACAGGCTGCAGACCCTGAAGGAGGAActggacttccagaaaaacatCTACAGTGAGGTAGGGACCCAGCTTTACAGGCCACATTGTTGGGGCTGGGTGTGACAGACACGGGTCTTGGGATGTGGGATCAGCTGTGTGCAGAACTCACCAGCCTGAGTCCCTTGTACTAGTGGATGGGGAGTGGAGGGCAGCCAACACCCAGCTCCCAGGTTAAAGTGGGGCTGATGGTGGTCCGTGGGGCTCAGGCTGGGCAGGGAGCATAGCCATCCGGGGCTCAGCTTCCAAGGAACTAGTACCGATTCTGGTTTCTGTGTCCTTGCTCCAACCCTTCCAGGAGTTACGTGAGACCAAGCGCCGCCATGAGACCCGGCTGGTGGAGATTGATAATGGGAAGCAGCGTGAGTTTGAGAGCCGGCTGGCGGATGCCCTGCAGGAGCTGCGGGCCCAGCATGAGGACCAGGTGGAACAGTACAAGAAGGAGCTGGAGAAGACCTATTCTGCCAAGGTGCTTGCTCTCCTGGTTCCCTTGCTACCTCCACCCTCAGCAGCCCTGTCCCTGCCCACACTGGGATGCTCTGTGGGGGATCGGGTGGGCAGAGGTGGGGAGCTCAGGGTGGCCCAGGACTTGAGGTTGCAGCAATGATGCGGCCCCAGAGCCCTTCCTCTGTCCCTCCCAGTCACTCCATCCTAACCTGGTGTCCTTCCCTCCAGCTGGATAATGCTAGGCAGTCAGCCGAGAGGAACAGCAACCTGGTGGGGGCTGCCCACGAGGAGCTGCAGCAGTCTCGCATCCGCATCGACAGCCTCTCGGCCCAGCTCAGCCAGCTCCAGAAGCAGGTGATGCCCCCACACCCCACCAGCCAGTATCTGGGCAGAATGTAGGGCGGGAGCCTGGAGGGGCTTGCTGAGGAGGGGAGGGTAGAGGTGAGGCACAAACATGCTCCACAGGCTGAGAGAAGGGGCCTAGGATTTGGAGTCAGACGACCTGTCTGCTGCTCCAGTACTGCCTCTTCTCTCACCTCTAGGAGATACCTCTCAGAGCCTGGTTGTCCCATTTGAAAGTAGAGACCATTCTTATCCTCCCTAACTCACAGATCTGCCATGAGACTCCAATGAGTCAAAGCATAAAGTCCTAATAAATGTGAAACGtcactgggtggtgtaaacggttaacatgctcagctgcgaaccgaaaggttggaggttcaagtccacacagaagcaccttggaagaaaggcctggcaatctacataggaaaaaatcagccactgaaaaccctgcagagcacagttctactctgatacgtgtggggttgccaggagtcagaactgactcgacggcaactagttTTTATAAAACATGAGGCGTTAAAAGCATCAATATTATTCCAGCGGGCTGTGCCATTTGTGACAGGAGGAAGTGGGTTTTAGCCACAGAATGAGCAATTTCAGTTAGACATTGGGAAGGACTGCTCGGTTGCTAGCCAAGGCCCTATTAGAACCCATGATGGGCTCTGATGGAAGCCTGGAGATCCTGGGGAGTAGCTGGGTCTCCCCTACCACTTATGCATGCCTTTCCCTCTTCACACTCTTGGGGCCCTTGGAGCTTACCAGACCCCTGCCTCCTTCACCCCAGCTGGCAGCCAAGGAGTCGAAGCTGCGGGACCTGGAGGACTCCCTGGCCCGTGAGCGGGACACCAGCCGGCGGCTGCTGGCGGAGAAGGAGCGGGAGATGGCAGAAATGCGGGCAAGGATGCAGCAGCAGCTGGACGAATACCAGGAGCTGCTGGACATCAAGCTGGCCCTGGACATGGAGATCCATGCCTACCGCAAGCTCCTGGAAGGCGAGGAGGAGAGGTGGGCTGGGGAGCAGTCTCGGAGGTGCTAGGAGTGGCCTTGACTGCTTCTGGCCTTGACTAAGCCCTCTGCTTTGTCCCCGCAACCAGGCTACGCCTGTCCCCCAGCCCCACCTCGCAGCGTAGCCGTGGCCGTGCCTCCTCTCACTCGTCCCAGACGCAGAGTGGGGGCAGCATCACTAAGAAGCGCAAGCTGGAGGCCACCGAGAGCCGCAGCAGCTTCTCGCAGCATGCACGCACCAGCGGGCGCGTGGCCGTGGAGGAGGTGGACGAGGAGGGCAAGTTCGTGCGGCTGCGCAACAAGTCCAATGAGGTAGGCTGCCCCCAGGTCAGGGTCTGAGGGAGTACAGCTGGGTTAGGAAGAATACCTGAAAGGAACAGGGACGAAGGCTGGAGAAAGGAATATCTGCCCCCTCAGAGGGTGGGCCAGGGAGATTCATTCGTTCAGCACTCTAGTTCCAGCCTTGGCTCCATCATTTACTGGCTGGAAGACggtgagcaagttatttaacctcccaGGGcatcggtttcctcatctgtaaaatgggataaataATAGTTCCAAACTCTTTGAGTTGTTGGGAAGATGAAAGATAGAGCTTCAAGATAAAGCTCTTTGAGGGGGTGGAGGGCTCTGATGGTAGGCCAAGGAGGGCCTGCCTGGGCACCTGAGTAAGATAAACCCAAGAGCCTGGATGAGTCTCCCCaccttcctcttccctcccctcctggcAGGACCAGTCCATGGGCAACTGGCAGATCAAGCGCCAAAATGGAGATGATCCCTTGCTGACCTACCGCTTCCCACCAAAGTTCACTCTGAAGGCTGGGCAGGTGGTGACGGTGAGTGGCGGGGCTGGGGACAGCCGTGGGTGGGGACATGTCGGCCTGAGGATGGGAGTGGTGGAATGAGCTCCTTTTCTCTAATCTTGCCTCCCCAGATCTGGGCTGCTGGAGCTGGGGCCACCCATAGCCCCCCTACTGATTTGGTGTGGAAGGCACAGAACACCTGGGGCTGCGGGAACAGCCTGCGCACGGCACTCATCAACTCCACTGGGGAAGTGAGTATGCTGCAGGCAGGCGGGCCTCTTGCTGGACGAGGCTCCCCCTGGTGGCCACATCAGCCACCATCCCCCAATCTAAGGGTGCCAACTCAGGGCCACTTTCCCCTGGCTCTCTGGTACAGTCGCAGGCCCCAACCTCCTACCCAGTGGGCACACCAAAAGATGCCTCCCCCAGGATGAGCGGTGGACGTTAGACAGCGAGGATTGTTAACGGCAGAGCCATCCCCAGAGAGCTCAGTGGTGTCTCTCTCTTTGAGATAGAAACAAGTTTCTTATCTCTGACACCACGGAGGGCAGAGTAAGCAGCAGGGTGGACAAAGTGTAGACCCCAAGAAAGGTCCCCCGGGCTGCACACCCCTCCCTGGCCCTGACCTCGGGCCTGGTCCTATGTCCCTGGCAGGAGGTGGCCATGCGCAAGCTGGTGCGCTCAGTGACTGTGGTTGATGACGACGAGGATGAGGATGGAGATGACCTGCTTCATCACCACCACGTGAGTGGCAGCCGCCGCTGAGGCCGAGCCGCACTGGGGCACCCAGACAGGCCCCCCCATGCCAAAAATCttttcattaaagaatattttggaACTTCACTTGCTGCCCTggcctttcttctctctcctccctctacCTTGAACAGGGAACCCAGGCATCTGGGTGCCCTACTCTGGTAAGGAAGGGAGTGGGAACTTCCTGATGCCATGGAGTATTCCCATGGGAGCAGTGGACAACGGTCTGGATTTGTCTCCTGGGAAGGGGACGGGAGGACAGATGTGGGGCACCCCAGCCCTGCCTCTCTCCCCCCATTTCTGTTGTATGCGTTTCCTCTCTTGTCCCTTCCGCATCTCTGCTGCCTGCAtgtcctctcatttcccctctttTTCCTGCAGGAATGTTCTCTCGTTTCCACCCCCCAGCATGCCTGCTGTCCCATAAGCTTGTTCTTTCTACTTTTCCTCTTAAGCTTAGGATAGCTGGAACAGAGTCAAAGCCACACGCCTGTTCCCTTTCCCCAAGTCTTCCTGAGCTGAGCACACTTCCCTTGATACTTCCCCCACTCACTCCCTTGTGTCCTCCCAGCCCCTGGCCTCTCCAGCCCCGTTGCCCTCTTGTTCCTTGGGCACAGAACCCCCATCTCCCTGCCTGGTGGCTTGGAGCCTGCAGGAGCCCGGAGCCTGGGTGTTGGGCCTGAGCGGTCAGTCCCAGACTCGCCGTCCCGCCTGAGCCTTGTCTCCCTCTTCAGGGCTCCCACTGCAGCGGCACGGGGGACCCCGCTGAGTACAACCTGCGTTCGCGCACCGTGCTGTGCGGGACATGCGGGCAGCCTGCCGACAAGGCGTCGGCCAGCGGCTCGGGAGCCCAGGTGGGCGGATCCATCTCCTCTGGCTCTTCTGCCTCCAGTGTCACAGTCACTCGCAGCTACCGCAGTGTGGGGGGCAGTGGGGGTGGCAGCTTCGGGGACAGCCTGGTCACCCGCTCCTACCTCCTGGGCAACTCCAGTCCCCGAACTCAGGTAAGTTGCCCCCTTTGTCTCCATAGCCCGCAGTCAGAAGGTTAGGATAGGGGGTCCTGTAGGGGGGACAGCCTTCTCTCCCGAAGCCCGGGGGAGTGGGAGCCTCCTCCCCTCAGCCCAAGGTCCTAGACAGCCCATTCCTGTGTCCTGCCCCTCCCGTCTGAGCCCCAGACTGGAGGGCGGGGGCAGGGCTGGAGTATGAGGGATAGGAGGAGACAGTACCCACCTTCAGGAATGAGGGAGGGATGGGACCGACCAGGCACTGCCACTCACCCCTCTTCCCTTCTCTCATCTCTCTTAGAGCGCCCAGAACTGCAGCATCATGTAACCTGGGACCTGCCAGGGCAGGGTGGGGCGGAGGCCTCCTGCTTCCTTCTCACCTTACTCCCCCCGCCGACTCTGCACCTCATGAGCGAGGGCTTGAAGCCAAAGAAAAATACCCCTTcggttttttcttctgtgtttttttttttttctttttttctaagagAAGTTATTTTCTACAGTGGTTTTATACTGAAGGaaaaacacaagtgaaaaaaaaaaaaaaggcatctaaTCCgaatttctctctccttccttttctctgctcCCAGGAAATGCCATATCTGCCTTAAAACCAAAGAGGGCTTCCTCTAGGAGCCAAGGGAGAAGGGTGCTTTGACAGAATCTAGTTTTTGCTTTTCTGCCCTGGCTACTGCCCCCACCCCGGGGACCCTGTGATATG
This region includes:
- the LMNA gene encoding lamin — encoded protein: METPSQRRATRSGAQASSTPLSPTRITRLQEKEDLQELNDRLAVYIDRVRSLETENAGLRLRITESEEVVSREVSGIKAAYEAELGDARKTLDSVAKERARLQLELSKVREEFKELKARNTKKEGDLLAAQARLKDLEALLNSKEAALSTALSEKRTLEDELRDLRGQVAKLEAALGEAKKQLQDEMLRRVDAENRLQTLKEELDFQKNIYSEELRETKRRHETRLVEIDNGKQREFESRLADALQELRAQHEDQVEQYKKELEKTYSAKLDNARQSAERNSNLVGAAHEELQQSRIRIDSLSAQLSQLQKQLAAKESKLRDLEDSLARERDTSRRLLAEKEREMAEMRARMQQQLDEYQELLDIKLALDMEIHAYRKLLEGEEERLRLSPSPTSQRSRGRASSHSSQTQSGGSITKKRKLEATESRSSFSQHARTSGRVAVEEVDEEGKFVRLRNKSNEDQSMGNWQIKRQNGDDPLLTYRFPPKFTLKAGQVVTIWAAGAGATHSPPTDLVWKAQNTWGCGNSLRTALINSTGEEVAMRKLVRSVTVVDDDEDEDGDDLLHHHHGSHCSGTGDPAEYNLRSRTVLCGTCGQPADKASASGSGAQVGGSISSGSSASSVTVTRSYRSVGGSGGGSFGDSLVTRSYLLGNSSPRTQSAQNCSIM